The Desulfovibrio piger DNA segment AGCGGACCCACGTCCAGCGCAAGGTGGCGCTGGTCATCTTCTGGATCTACGTGGCGGCCCTGTGCTGCGTGGAGCTCAAACGCCAGGGCATGCTGCCGCCCGCACTGGCCCAGCTGACGCCCCACAGCCATTTCAGCGCCATCCAGCTGGCTTTCACCCTGATCCTGGGCCTGGAGGTCATGAGCCTGATCTTCATCATCTCCACATCCTTTTCACGGTCCGTGGGCAAGCAGTTCGAGATCCTGGCGCTGATCCTGCTGCGCAATGCCTTCAAGGAACTGGCGCACCTGCCCGAGCCGGTGAGCATCGCCGGCAACCTCGATCCCGTCATCCATATCGCGGTCACGGCGCTGGGGGCCCTGGGCATCTTCGTGGCCCTGGGCATCTACGGGAAGCTGGCCTCCAGCTATGCCTACATCCAGAGCCCGGAGATGCGCATGCGTTTCGTCATCAGCAAAAAGCTGCTTTCGCTGACGCTGTTCGTCATCTTTTTGGGCATCGGCATCCGGGATGCCTGGATCCACATCCACACCGGCGAGGACATGCGCTTTTTCGAGACCATCTACACGGTGCTGATCTTCGCCGACATCGCGCTGGTCCTCATCTCGCAGCGCTACATGCCGTCCTTCCATGCGGTGTTCCGCAACTCCGGCTTCGTCATCGGCACGCTGATGATGCGTCTGGCCCTTTCGGCCACCCCGCCGTGGGACACGGCCGCCAGCCTGTTCGCGGCCGCCTACGTGCTGGCCCTGACCTGGGCCACCAGATACTTCCGGCCCGCGGCCCTGCGCGGCCCCCAGCTGCCTGCCTCGTCCCGCGAGACGGAGCATCTGCCCCCGTCCTACGGCAAGGTGCCGGAGCCCGCGGAACCGCGTGAGGGCGTGCTCTACGGCAAGCCGCATCTGGAAGCCTGGCGGCAGCGCCGCAAGACCCGGGAGGCGGCCCTGCCCGTGGCGCGGGAGGAATGCGTGTTCGGCGCTGCGGAGCGCCGCGCCCGGCGCACGATGCCCCGTCCTCCGGCCGGAAAGAAGAAGGCCGCCAGCTGACGGACCGGCCGGGAGGGATGGGCGCCGGACAGCGAGCGCTTCTCCGGCTCCGGTGCCGTCCTGTCGTGATGCATGAAAAAAGGCCACCCTGCGGGGTGGCCTTTTTACGTCCGTACAAAAAACGCGGTTTATTCGTCGCCCACCTTGAGGGCGGCCAGGAAGGCTTCCTGCGGCAGCTCCACGTTGCCCATGCGCTTCATGCGCTTTTTGCCTTCCTTCTGCTTTTCCAGCAGCTTGCGCTTACGGGTGATGTCACCGCCGTAGCACTTGGCGGTCACGTCCTTGCGGAAGGCGGACACCGTCTCGCGGGCGATGATCTTCTGGCCGATGGCCGCCTGGATGGCCACCTGGAAGAGCTGGCGCGGGATGGTGCGCTTGAGCTTGAGGGCCAGCGAACGGCCGTAGGTGTAGGCGCGGTCGCGGTGTACGATGACGGCCAGGGCGTCCACGGGCTCGCTGTTGAGCAGGATGTCCAGACGCACCAGGTCGGACTCGCGGTAGTCGATGGGCTGGTAGTCCATGCTGGCGTAGCCGCGCGTGCAGGACTTGAGCCGGTCGAAGAAGTCATAGACGATCTCGGCGAAGGGCAGCTCGTAGGTCACCACCACGCGGTTGGCGGCCAGGTAGTGCAGGTTCTTCTGGGTGCCGCGCTTGTCCTCGCAGAGCTTCATGACGTTGCCCACGTATTCGTTGGGCACGTGGATGTCCATGCTCACATAGGGCTCGTAAAGGGCCTTGATCTTGGTGGAGTCGGGCAGATGGGCCGGGTTGTCGATCTCCAGCGTCTTGCCGTCGGTGGTGTCCACCCGGTAGATGACCGAGGGCGCCGTGGCGATGAGGTCCACCTCGAATTCGCGTTCCAGGCGTTCCTGGATGATCTCCATATGCAGCAGGCCCAGGAAACCGCAGCGGAAGCCGAAGCCCAGGGCCTGGGAGGTCTCGGGCTCGAAGCTGAAGGCGGCGTCGTTGAGCTGGAGCTTTTCCAGCGCGGCCTTGAGGTTCTCGTAATCGTCGGATTCCGAGGGATAGAGGCCGCAGAACACCATGGGCTTCACTTCCTTGAAGCCGGGCACGGGCTCGGTGGCCGGATTGGCCGCCAGGGTGATGGTATCGCCCACGCGGGCATCGC contains these protein-coding regions:
- the lepA gene encoding translation elongation factor 4; protein product: MPSLDHIRNFCIIAHIDHGKSTLADRILELTKVVSQREARQQYLDKMDLERERGITIKAQTVRIPYVAANGEEYELNLIDTPGHVDFNYEVSRSLAACEGALLVVDATQGVEAQTLANVYLALDHDHEIVPVLNKIDLPSAEVDRVKEEIEEAIGLDCTDALPVSAKTGLGVDAVLEAIVNRLPAPGGDLDAPLKALIFDSWYDSYQGVVVLFRVVDGRVKLGDMVRLMSTGKEYEVLRLGVFSPEATDVKELHAGEVGFLCGSIKSLGDARVGDTITLAANPATEPVPGFKEVKPMVFCGLYPSESDDYENLKAALEKLQLNDAAFSFEPETSQALGFGFRCGFLGLLHMEIIQERLEREFEVDLIATAPSVIYRVDTTDGKTLEIDNPAHLPDSTKIKALYEPYVSMDIHVPNEYVGNVMKLCEDKRGTQKNLHYLAANRVVVTYELPFAEIVYDFFDRLKSCTRGYASMDYQPIDYRESDLVRLDILLNSEPVDALAVIVHRDRAYTYGRSLALKLKRTIPRQLFQVAIQAAIGQKIIARETVSAFRKDVTAKCYGGDITRKRKLLEKQKEGKKRMKRMGNVELPQEAFLAALKVGDE